Proteins from a genomic interval of Leishmania braziliensis MHOM/BR/75/M2904 complete genome, chromosome 24:
- a CDS encoding putative mitochondrial translocase subunit → MNSNQPSRRKSAFNEEFDVMQAIQEDRMAYHASIACHERCVHNYWFNNFYWREKTCMENCLSKLNQATVITNINYGKFEDVESKK, encoded by the coding sequence ATGAACTCCAATCAGCCGTCGAGGCGCAAGAGCGCCTTTAATGAGGAGTTCGATGTGATGCAAGCCATTCAAGAAGATCGCATGGCTTACCACGCCAGCATCGCGTGTCACGAGCGGTGCGTGCACAACTACTGGTTTAACAACTTTTACTGGCGCGAGAAGACGTGCATGGAAAACTGCCTTTCAAAACTCAACCAGGCGACGGTCATCACGAACATCAACTACGGCAAATTTGAGGATGTCGAGTCGAAGAAGTGA
- a CDS encoding putative signal recognition particle has translation MVCTFLTRRHHLQQCLRAFQHSYTLNRFTFTQRHTDTAPLSAATMVLAELGQKIGQAIHRMSAKSVLSEDDVKELMNEIARALLQADVNVAIVKKLQVSIKTELALAEEGVGLNKRKILQNAVFKGLQRILDPGVKPFMPVKGKQNVVLFVGLQGSGKTTSCTKYAAYFQRKGFKTALVCADTFRAGAYDQLRQNATKAKVRFYGSLTEADPVAIAREGVAELKKEKYDLIIVDTSGRHKQEAALFEEMKQVEEAVKPNDIVFVMSATDGQAVEAQASHFKAMVPVGSVIVTKLDCQTKGGGALSAVAATRSPIVFIGTGEHFDDFDLFRPERFVQKMLGMGDIGGLMDTMRDANINGNEEVYKRLQDGLFTMRDMYEHLQNVLKMGSVGKIMEMLPGMAGHAGAAGQQGDIALKGFIHMLDSMTVAELDEAKVKKMMTPSRMHRIARGSGHSVVEVQNLIISYTKFEEIVKKMGKINFKTMMQDSSGPASGHMGQQQMGQLAKLLNPNMLRQIGGVGGLQGMMKQLQQSMSGGSGGAGGMPDMSSMANLMQMMQQQQQQQKAPRR, from the coding sequence ATGGTGTGCACCTTCCTCACGCGCCGACATCATCTTCAACAGTGCCTCCGCGCATTCCAGCACTCATACACACTCAACCGTTTCACCTttacacagagacacacagacaccgcACCACTCTCCGCAGCAACAATGGTCTTGGCAGAGCTGGGTCAGAAAATCGGGCAGGCGATTCACCGCATGTCCGCCAAGTCGGTGTTGAGTGAGGATGATGTGAAGGAGCTGATGAATGAGAttgcgcgtgcgctgctgcaggcggaTGTGAATGTCGCTATTGTCAAGAAGCTTCAGGTTAGCATCAAGACGGAGCTGGCACTCGCGGAGGAGGGTGTTGGGCTGAACAAGCGCAAGATTCTTCAGAATGCTGTCTTCAAGGGCCTCCAGCGCATCCTCGACCCCGGGGTGAAGCCGTTCATGCCAGTGAAGGGGAAGCAGAACGTTGTGCTGTTTGTGGGTCTGCAAGGGTCCGGTAAGACGACGTCGTGTACCAAATATGCCGCCTACTTTCAGCGTAAGGGCTTCAAGACGGCGCTCGTGTGCGCCGACACGTTCCGCGCTGGCGCGTACGACCAACTGCGCCAGAACGCAACCAAGGCGAAGGTGCGCTTTTACGGCTCACTGACAGAGGCAGACCCCGTGGCGATCGCcagagagggggtggcggaACTCAAGAAAGAGAAGTACGACCTCATCATCGTCGACACGAGTGGCCGCCACAAACAAGAGGCGGCGCTCTTCGAGGAGATGAAGCAGGTCGAGGAGGCCGTAAAGCCAAACGACATCGTCTTCGTCATGTCCGCGACGGACGGGCAGGCAGTCGAGGCGCAGGCCAGCCACTTCAAGGCGATGGTCCCTGTCGGATCCGTCATTGTCACGAAGCTGGACTGCCAGACCAagggcggtggcgcgctCTCCGCCGTTGCGGCGACGCGCAGCCCCATCGTCTTCATTGGCACCGGCGAGCACTTCGACGACTTTGACCTCTTTCGGCCTGAGCGGTTTGTACAGAAGATGCTGGGAATGGGCGACATTGGCGGGCTCATGGACACGATGCGCGACGCCAACATCAACGGCAACGAGGAGGTCTACAAGCGTCTGCAGGATGGCCTCTTCACGATGCGCGATATGTACGAGCATCTGCAGAACGTTCTTAAGATGGGCTCCGTCGGCAAAATCATGGAAATGCTTCCCGGCATGGCAGGCCATGCCGGTGCGGCGGGTCAGCAAGGCGACATTGCGCTAAAGGGGTTTATTCATATGCTGGACAGCATGACGGTTGCCGAGCTGGATGAAGCCAAGGTGAAGAAGATGATGACGCCATCCCGCATGCACCGCATCGCGCGTGGCAGCGGCCATTCAGTCGTTGAGGTGCAGAACCTGATCATTAGCTATACAAAATTCGAAGAGATCGTGAAGAAGATGGGCAAGATAAACTTCAAGACCATGATGCAGGACTCCTCCGGCCCCGCCTCGGGGCACATgggacagcagcagatgggTCAACTCGCGAAGCTGCTCAACCCGAACATGCTGCGGCAGATCGGCGGCGTGGGTGGGCTGCAGGGGATgatgaagcagctgcagcagagcatGAGTGGCGGTTcgggtggcgcaggtgggATGCCTGATATGTCTTCCATGGCGAACTTAATGCAgatgatgcagcagcagcaacagcaacagaagGCACCGCGACGCTGA
- a CDS encoding putative DNA repair and recombination protein RAD54, translated as MRKSTAGSGVANGTFRPPTTSGEDKPAARKPSVHPLLPATSASAVPRFMTGWRALSSGSCKAPGSGDSRNTNDSAADLPGPTVALVTSTGVRREVMYPTVTPHSAGSTANNDLLAHRLARRSQIDYHQPESASKAVVARTLQAAAAAQGKTGDEAEDCEDQGSGAAKLIRVEAGAGGVKSVPSAPEAADGNAASAAKGSHEAAAAAANDDAIPTDKVVSCYPASPYGKLYFQVETDGATRHESVGIVIIDTELLGVMMYDRVGRQYGNRPDPGYPIKQEEVDNAKAGSTLKVGTKHVLLITALTEEAFRSGEFFLRSEHDLRVREDKAKAKADAAAAEEAKARKPEMSFGISLGNNSAFASILFRRRPKDGETGFVVPVAGRPKMGKNGIIMNELRPLHDPDREKAVVLFRADYKRDLHGRRQVSVVVDPIIGDKLRPHQIIGVKFLFDCITGERMLGYHGAILADEMGLGKTIQTVATIYTCLKQGKHGQPTARKCLVVTPSSLVKNWCNEFDKWLGEGAVKHFAISESTPKGDRIISRFDGDGDVLVISYDQLRKYIDRLSRLRFVELVVCDEGHRLKNAEVKTTKAVDMLPTRNRIILSGTPIQNDLSEFHAMVNFVNPGILGNRDLFTRVFEEPVSLGRDPDCPDHLKSLGRDRAHYLSMLTQRFILRRTQSINESYLPPKVDVTVFVRLGAKQEQAYQKLADIVESAECTPLVLISALRKLCNHMDLFHDAVHLSHQVGNGIGASAQQQQAGRRRGRSSAADEPQGIPFSVLPKGFKPGSLSMDYGSKMHFVSLVLDELRENGEHDKLVIVSNFTQTLDIIAALCNSKRIAYFQLDGSTPIKKRQQLVDYFNVPDSQEVVFLLSSKAGGVGLNLIGANRLILFDPDWNPANDAQAMGRVWRDGQKKRVFIYRLLSTGTIEEKIYQRQVSKQGLSANVVDMQEDSKQHFTLEELKSLFKYKVDTLCDTHDLLGCTSCEAAEPLATSDRGSRSKQAEELKMQFRKVGQPKKKSGPRMDELKAWRHISSVASFNLDSVTRAVARHAPSLLSFLFADERDNTKMPRPVVSTRVKVDRPAFEDDEETITCASQAAIQQQESEMEIEVIDDDDEEEGEFDSSEEESD; from the coding sequence ATGCGCAAGTCAacagcaggcagcggcgttgcCAACGGCACGTTCCGCCCGCCCACAACGAGTGGTGAGGATAAGCCGGCGGCGCGCAAGCCCAGCGTGCATCCACTGCTGCCCGCCACCTCGGCTTCCGCCGTACCGCGCTTCATGACCGGCTGGCGTGccctcagcagcggcagctgtaAGGCGCCCGGATCAGGGGATTCCAGAAACACCAATGACAGCGCTGCGGATCTGCCTGGTCCAACTGTGGCCCTCGTCACCTCCACTGGCGTACGACGCGAGGTGATGTACCCCACCGTGACCCCGCACAGTGCTGGCAGTACGGCAAACAATGACCTCCTGGCGCACCGACTGGCACGGCGCAGCCAGATAGACTACCACCAGCCGGAGTCCGCCTCCAAGGCGGTGGTCGCGCGGACCCTtcaagctgctgcagcagcgcagggaAAGACAGGCGATGAGGCCGAGGACTGCGAAGACCAGGGAAGCGGCGCCGCAAAACTGATCAGGGTGGAGGCAGGCGCTGGCGGTGTGAAGTCAGTCCCCAGTGCACCTGAGGCTGCCGATGGTAacgcagcatcagcagccaAGGGGAGTCAtgaggccgctgcggcggctgcgaaTGACGACGCTATCCCAACAGACAAGGTTGTGAGCTGCTACCCCGCCAGCCCCTATGGCAAGCTGTACTTCCAGGTCGAGACGGACGGTGCGACGCGGCATGAGTCTGTCGGCATTGTCATCATTGATACGGAGTTGCTGGGTGTCATGATGTACGACCGTGTGGGGCGGCAGTACGGCAACCGGCCCGACCCTGGTTACCCGATCAAGCAGGAGGAAGTCGACAACGCCAAGGCCGGCAGCACCTTGAAGGTGGGCACAAAGCACGTGCTGCTCATAACGGCTCTCACAGAAGAAGCGTTCCGTAGTGGCGAGTTCTTCTTGCGCTCCGAGCACGACCTCCGCGTGAGGGAGGACAAGGCCAAGGCCAAGGCcgacgccgcggccgccgaggaggcgaaggcgcgGAAGCCCGAGATGAGCTTTGGCATCTCGCTCGGCAACAACAGTGCCTTTGCCTCCATCCTCTTCCGCCGTCGCCCCAAGGATGGAGAAACAGGCTTCGTCGTCCCTGTGGCCGGCCGACCAAAGATGGGTAAGAACGGCATCATCATGAACGAGCTGCGCCCGCTGCACGACCCGGACCGCGagaaggcggtggtgctgttccGCGCCGACTACAAGCGTGACCTGCATGGCCGTCGACAAGTCTCCGTCGTAGTAGACCCGATAATTGGCGACAAGCTGCGGCCACACCAAATCATCGGTGTGAAGTTCCTCTTCGACTGCATCACGGGTGAGCGCATGCTCGGCTACCACGGCGCCATTCTGGCCGATGAGATGGGCCTGGGGAAAACGATACAGACGGTGGCCACCATCTACACATGCTTGAAGCAAGGCAAGCACGGCCAGCCGACAGCCCGCAAGTGCCTCGTCGTGACACCGTCCTCGCTGGTGAAGAACTGGTGCAATGAGTTTGACAAGTGGTTGGGCGAGGGGGCCGTGAAACATTTTGCCATCTCCGAGTCGACCCCGAAGGGCGACCGCATCATCTCCCGCttcgacggcgacggcgacgtcCTCGTCATCTCGTACGACCAGCTGCGCAAATACATCGACCGTCTCTCGAGACTGCGCTTTGTCGAGCTGGTCGTCTGCGACGAGGGCCACCGCCTCAAGAACGCGGAGGTGAAGACGACCAAGGCAGTGGACATGCTGCCGACGCGCAATCGCATCATCCTCTCCGGCACCCCCATCCAGAACGATCTATCCGAGTTTCACGCCATGGTCAACTTTGTCAACCCCGGTATCCTCGGCAATCGAGACCTCTTCACACGCGTCTTCGAGGAGCCCGTCTCTCTCGGCCGTGATCCGGACTGCCCAGACCATCTCAAGTCGCTTGGCCGCGATCGCGCGCATTACCTCTCGATGCTGACGCAGCGCTTTATCCTCCGTCGCACGCAGTCCATCAATGAGTCGTACCTGCCGCCCAAGGTGGACGTCACAGTCTTTGTGCGGCTGGGAGCAAAGCAGGAGCAGGCCTACCAGAAGCTGGCCGATATTGTCGAGTCTGCGGAGTGCACACCGCTGGTGCTCATTTCCGCCCTGCGGAAGCTTTGTAACCACATGGATCTCTTCCACGACGCGGTCCACCTGTCCCATCAGGTTGGCAATGGCATCGGTGCATcggcgcagcaacagcaggctgggcgccgccgcggccgcagcagcgcagcagatGAGCCACAGGGCATCCCCTTCTCTGTGCTGCCCAAGGGGTTCAAGCCGGGTAGCTTGAGTATGGACTACGGCAGTAAGATGCACTTTGTCTCCCTCGTGCTCGATGAGCTTCGAGAAAACGGCGAACACGACAAGCTCGTGATCGTGTCGAACTTCACACAAACGCTCGACATCATTGCGGCGCTGTGCAACTCGAAGAGGATCGCGTACTTCCAGCTTGATGGCAGCACGCCCATCAAGAAACGTCAGCAGCTGGTGGACTACTTCAACGTACCCGACTCACAGGAAGTTGTATTTCTGCTTTCCTCGAAGGCCGGCGGCGTCGGGCTGAACCTGATCGGCGCCAACCGGCTGATTCTCTTCGACCCCGACTGGAATCCCGCAAACGATGCGCAGGCTATGGGCCGCGTCTGGCGCGATGGCCAGAAGAAGCGGGTCTTCATCTACCGCTTGCTCAGCACCGGCACTATCGAGGAAAAAATCTACCAGCGGCAGGTGAGCAAGCAAGGCTTGTCGGCGAACGTGGTAGACATGCAGGAAGACTCAAAACAGCACTTCACACTGGAGGAGCTTAAGTCCCTCTTCAAGTACAAAGTCGACACGCTATGCGACACCCACGATCTGCTCGGTTGCACATCCTGCGAGGCAGCCGAGCCCTTGGCCACGAGCGACCGCGGGAGCCGCAGCAagcaggcggaggagctcAAGATGCAGTTCCGCAAGGTGGGACAGccgaagaaaaagagcggtCCACGCATGGACGAGTTAAAGGCGTGGCGCCATATCAGCTCCGTGGCCTCTTTCAACCTTGACAGCGTCACCCGCGCCGTGGCAAGGCACGCGCCGTCACTGCTgtccttcctcttcgctgaCGAGCGTGACAACACCAAGATGCCCAGACCCGTGGTGTCGACCCGCGTGAAGGTCGACAGACCCGCCTtcgaagacgacgaggagacGATCACGTGCGCCAGCCAGGCCGCCatacagcagcaggagagcgAAATGGAGATTGAGGTgatcgacgacgacgatgaggaagagggcgagTTTGACTCTtccgaggaggagagtgacTAG
- a CDS encoding malic enzyme, which yields MSLQKNQQTSMTLLGYSQGANVLTNRYLNRGTAFTTEQRKQLGILGALPPTVETLEEQVERAWTQLCRYEKPINRYHHMVNIHATNTTLYYALVLAHIEALLPIIYTPTIGEACLNFSNHWVRERGMYLSKHLKGHFAEVMKESLYDNVDVIVITDGSRILGLGDLGANGIGISIGKCSLYVAGAGMHPTRVLPVVLDVGTNTQHYLSDREYLGTREKRLDDDQFNSLLDEFMEAVKSTWPSAVVQFEDFSNNHCFDMLERYQRKYRCFNDDIQGTGAVIAAGFLNAVKKSGLGPLEQRIVVFGAGAAAVGVAKNIAQLASRLYNVDIAEVLKTFYLVDTKGLVCDTRGDKLAEHKLLFSRKDVSAESSQNLKLLEDVVKFVKPTALLGLGGVGPVFTEEIVKSVAANAARPIIFPLSNPTSKSEVMPEDAYRWTNGAAIIASGSPFPASTINGKTIKPSQGNNLYVFPGVGLGCALVQPSYIPDDLLVAASACLNLLTTPEQMEAEQLYPPLDDIHNISAHIATEVIMEAQRLGIDGNKNLPREKEAILAVVKASQWVPHYPAELQVCLR from the coding sequence ATGTCCCTCCAAAAGAATCAGCAGACCAGCATGACGCTGCTTGGGTATTCGCAAGGTGCGAACGTCCTGACGAACCGCTACCTGAACCGCGGGACCGCCTTCACAACAGAGCAGCGTAAGCAACTCGGTATCCTTGGTGCCCTGCCGCCCACTGTCGAGACCCTTGAGGAGCAAGTGGAGCGTGCCTGGACGCAGCTGTGCCGCTACGAGAAGCCCATCAACCGCTACCATCACATGGTCAACATCCATGCGACGAACACGACGCTCTACTATGCCCTCGTGCTCGCCCAcatcgaggcgctgctcccCATCATCTACACTCCGACCATCGGTGAGGCTTGCCTGAACTTCAGCAACCATTGGGTACGTGAGCGCGGCATGTATCTCAGCAAGCACCTCAAGGGCCACTTCGCTGAGGTGATGAAAGAATCGCTGTATGACAACGTCGATGTCATCGTCATCACCGACGGCTCCCGCATTCTCGGCCTGGGCGACCTCGGCGCCAACGGTATCGGCATCAGCATCGGCAAGTGCTCCCTGTACGTTGCCGGCGCTGGCATGCACCCGACCCGCGTGTTGCCGGTCGTCCTGGATGTCGGCACTAACACGCAACACTACCTGAGCGACCGCGAGTACCTCGGCACCCGCGAGAAGCGCCTCGATGATGACCAGTTCAACAGCCTGCTGGACGAGTTCATGGAAGCCGTGAAGTCCACCTGGCCCTCTGCCGTGGTGCAGTTTGAAGACTTCAGCAACAACCACTGCTTCGACATGCTGGAGCGATACCAGCGGAAGTACCGCTGCTTCAACGACGACATCCAGggcaccggcgccgtcatcgccgctggCTTCCTGAACGCCGTCAAGAAGTCGGGCCTCGGCCCGCTGGAGCAGCGCATCGTCGTCTTCGGCGCCGGGGCTGCCGCGGTCGGCGTGGCCAAGAACATCGCCCAGCTGGCCTCTCGTTTGTACAACGTGGACATCGCTGAGGTGCTGAAGACCTTCTACCTGGTCGACACGAAGGGCTTGGTGTGTGACACTCGCGGCGACAAGCTGGCAGAGCACAAGCTACTGTTCTCACGCAAGGACGTCTCTGCCGAGTCCAGCCAAAATCTGAAGTTGCTCGAGGATGTCGTGAAGTTCGTGAAGCCGACAGCCTTGCTTGGTCTGGGCGGTGTTGGTCCTGTGTTTACGGAGGAGATAGTGAAGAGTGTCGCCGCCAACGCAGCCCGCCCGATTATCTTCCCTCTGTCGAATCCTACAAGCAAGTCGGAGGTGATGCCGGAGGATGCGTACCGCTGGACCAACGGAGCAGCCATCATCGCCTCTGGCAGCCCCTTTCCGGCTTCCACCATCAACGGCAAGACCATCAAGCCGTCGCAGGGCAACAACCTGTACGTCTTCCCTGGCGTCGGCCTCGGCTGCGCGCTGGTCCAGCCGTCCTATATCCCGGATGACCTCCTGGTGGCCGCCTCAGCATGCCTGAACCTCCTCACGACGCCGGAGCAGATGGAGGCAGAGCAGCTGTACCCCCCACTGGATGACATTCACAACATCTCTGCCCACATTGCCACTGAGGTGATcatggaggcgcagcgcctcggcatcgACGGAAACAAAAACCTGCCGCGCGAGAAGGAGGCTATTCTGGCGGTTGTGAAGGCGTCTCAGTGGGTGCCGCACTACCCGGCTGAACTGCAAGTTTGCCTTCGGTGA
- a CDS encoding putative malic enzyme: protein MFAKSMFHLTGASKRSVRGVDYLRNRFTNKGTAFTAAERSHMNVEGLLPPSVETLDDQVERYWDQLNRFNEPINRYQLLRNVQNTNVTLYYAILTRYLKQTLPIVYTPTVGEACQHYGDLYQKDHGLYLDVANKGKVRKMIQNLRKTNIDVIVITDGSRILGLGDLGANGIGISIGKCSLYVAAGGVKPSRVLPVVMDVGTNNINLRNNPLYLGLRKPRCSDADFYALLDEFMEAVKSTWPSAVVQFEDFSNNHCFDMLERYQRKYRCFNDDIQGTGAVIAAGFHTAVKLSTIPIDQQRIVFFGAGSAATGVAESIADLATVIGAKREDTKKSAFFVDSMGMVATNRGDKLAKHKLEWARTDIPDADIAGLRTLDDVVRYVRPTALIGLGATGNVFSREMVEFMHSYCPHPIIFPLSNPSSKAEIVPANAYKWTNGNAIVASGSPFPETVVNGRTLKPSQGNNLYIFPGVGLGCCIAQPPYIPQEVLVAAAACLSTLVTPDDLAKGQLYPPIEDVRRVSREVAVACIQKLQAMGMAKEGLPDNRPDLMKVVKQAFWEPHYMPESYYLEKELTC from the coding sequence ATGTTTGCAAAGTCGATGTTTCACCTGACGGGGGCGTCGAAACGCTCAGTGCGCGGTGTAGATTACCTTCGCAACCGCTTCACCAATAAGGGCACAGCCTTTACTGCTGCAGAGCGGAGTCACATGAACGTGGAGGggttgctgccgccgtctgTCGAGACCCTTGACGACCAGGTGGAGCGGTACTGGGATCAGCTGAACCGCTTCAACGAGCCAATCAACCGCTACCAGCTGCTCCGCAATGTGCAGAACACAAACGTCACCCTCTACTACGCCATCCTGACGCGGTACCTGAAGCAGACACTCCCGATTGTGTACACACCGACCGTCGGCGAGGCTTGCCAGCACTACGGGGACCTCTATCAGAAGGACCACGGACTGTACCTCGACGTCGCCAACAAAGGCAAGGTGAGGAAGATGATTCAGAACCTTCGAAAGACGAACATCGATGTCATCGTCATCACCGACGGCTCCCGCATTCTCGGCCTGGGCGACCTCGGCGCCAACGGTATCGGCATCAGCATCGGCAAGTGCTCCCTGTACGTTGCTGCCGGTGGCGTAAAGCCGAGCCGCGTGCTGCCGGTCGTCATGGACGTCGGCACTAACAACATCAATCTCCGAAACAACCCGCTTTACCTCGGTTTGCGCAAGCCGCGCTGTAGCGACGCCGACTTTTATGCTCTGCTGGACGAGTTCATGGAAGCCGTGAAGTCCACCTGGCCCTCTGCCGTGGTGCAGTTTGAAGACTTCAGCAACAACCACTGCTTCGACATGCTGGAGCGATACCAGCGGAAGTACCGCTGCTTCAACGACGACATCCAGggcaccggcgccgtcaTCGCTGCTGGCTTCCACACGGCGGTGAAGCTAAGCACGATCCCCATTGAtcagcagcgcatcgtcTTCTTCGGTGCGGGCTCCGCTGCGACCGGTGTGGCGGAGAGCATCGCCGATCTCGCCACGGTGATaggggcgaagagggaggacaCTAAGAAAAGCGCCTTCTTCGTCGACTCGATGGGCATGGTGGCCACCAACCGTGGCGACAAGCTGGCCAAGCACAAGCTGGAATGGGCCCGCACCGACATCCCCGATGCAGACATCGCAGGACTCAGGACCCTCGACGACGTTGTGCGCTACGTGCGCCCGACAGCGCTCATCGGCCTCGGCGCCACCGGCAACGTCTTTTCGCGCGAAATGGTGGAGTTTATGCACTCGTACTGCCCACACCCGATCATCTTCCCGCTGTCAAATCCATCCAGCAAAGCCGAAATTGTGCCGGCGAACGCATACAAGTGGACGAACGGTAACGCCATCGTTGCCTCGGGCAGCCCCTTCCCTGAAACGGTCGTCAACGGCCGCACGCTGAAGCCATCCCAAGGCAACAATCTGTACATCTTCCCTGGCGTCGGCCTCGGCTGCTGTATTGCTCAGCCTCCGTACATcccgcaggaggtgctggtggcagcagcagcctgccTAAGCACGCTGGTCACGCCGGACGACCTCGCCAAAGGGCAGCTGTACCCGCCTATCGAAGATGTGCGGCGCGTATCGCGTGAGGTGGCCGTGGCGTGTATTCAGAAGCTGCAGGCGATGGGGATGGCCAAGGAGGGCCTGCCAGACAACCGCCCAGACCTGATGAAAGTGGTAAAGCAGGCGTTCTGGGAGCCGCACTACATGCCTGAGAGCTACtacctggagaaggagctCACTTGCTAA